The following are encoded together in the Deinococcus misasensis DSM 22328 genome:
- a CDS encoding SPFH domain-containing protein, with protein MESKEIRLTSLPGALMFFVNLGVFGAGVYSLTQDSGATALLGIVLMVVAFFMLFGNYVVQPNQAVVATLFGRYVGTNRVNGWYWTNPFTSRKSISLRIRNFNSERLKVNDLHGNPIEIAAVIVWKVVDSAKASFDVESYVNFVAIQSETALRHLASRYPYDDHDAAGLSLRGNADEVVQTLSNELQARLTAAGVEILEARLSHLAYSPEIAQAMLQRQQASAILAARQIIVEGAVGMVEMALHKLSDQNIVELDEERKAQMVSNLLVVLTSERSTQPVINAGSLY; from the coding sequence ATGGAAAGCAAAGAAATTCGATTGACCAGTTTACCGGGAGCCCTGATGTTCTTCGTCAATCTGGGGGTGTTTGGGGCAGGCGTTTACAGCCTCACGCAAGACTCTGGAGCCACTGCCCTGCTGGGCATCGTGCTGATGGTGGTGGCCTTCTTCATGCTGTTTGGCAACTATGTGGTGCAGCCCAATCAGGCGGTGGTGGCCACCCTGTTCGGACGTTATGTGGGCACCAACCGGGTGAACGGATGGTACTGGACCAACCCTTTCACCTCCAGAAAAAGCATCTCCCTCAGGATCCGCAACTTCAACAGCGAGCGCCTGAAAGTCAACGACCTGCACGGCAACCCCATCGAAATTGCCGCTGTGATCGTCTGGAAAGTGGTGGATTCCGCCAAAGCCAGCTTCGATGTGGAAAGCTATGTGAACTTCGTGGCCATCCAGAGCGAAACCGCCCTGCGCCATCTGGCCTCACGCTACCCCTACGATGACCACGACGCTGCTGGCCTCTCCCTGCGAGGCAACGCCGATGAAGTGGTGCAAACCCTCAGCAATGAGCTGCAAGCCCGCCTGACCGCTGCTGGTGTGGAAATTCTGGAAGCCCGCCTGTCTCACCTCGCTTACTCTCCCGAGATTGCTCAGGCCATGCTGCAACGCCAGCAAGCCAGTGCGATTCTGGCTGCCCGTCAGATCATTGTGGAAGGAGCTGTGGGCATGGTGGAAATGGCCCTCCACAAACTCTCTGACCAGAACATCGTGGAGCTGGATGAAGAGCGCAAAGCCCAGATGGTCTCCAACCTGCTGGTGGTGCTCACCTCTGAACGCAGCACCCAGCCTGTCATCAACGCAGGAAGCCTGTACTGA
- a CDS encoding M48 family metallopeptidase gives MKNLYHNPHRQRLLQVLTLMGVLYVLMWMLALGLMGVPLYASWVQHQPLNTPEWTAEVAGLLLLWAIVPRYRHFRPPGPRIHLSEHPRLRSLLQDIAQETGQPLPDEIYLMLENNAWVQESTFVVFRGKRRMGLGLPLMQVLSEQEFKAVLGHEYGHYQAGDTRLGGFLYGTRQAMIRTVKTLEGSVFNGPFLWYGTLFLQMTQTISRQQEMTADRLGATLTSPETMCSALRKVSTLGSTFEAYWETEVLPVLNTGHHPPILEGYLHYLQSEDARNLRDPEQEDAFDTHPSLETREDALMRMVRKELSDEGHSALGLLEGSSELERVVLRHFAGSDADHFQTLHWTEVGEKVWIPLWQAQLVLYRSAFQALCWLDLAEKLGSYQSRHQLLARLKPASQVNEDLSWHHLRLQVVLALHGQGWQVYTLPGEQVVCQRKGHQVQPFEDLLNIKEGKLTSGAWLEHLQGMGIKTDSPLLEGQQGRSFSNAD, from the coding sequence ATGAAAAACCTGTACCACAATCCGCACAGGCAACGGTTGCTTCAGGTCCTCACCCTGATGGGGGTGCTTTACGTGCTGATGTGGATGCTGGCTCTGGGCCTCATGGGGGTTCCCCTTTACGCCAGTTGGGTGCAACACCAACCCCTGAACACCCCCGAGTGGACCGCCGAAGTGGCAGGTTTGCTGTTGCTGTGGGCCATCGTGCCCAGATACCGGCATTTTCGGCCTCCGGGTCCACGGATTCACCTCTCAGAACACCCGAGGTTGCGGTCCCTCCTGCAAGACATTGCACAGGAAACCGGTCAACCCCTTCCGGACGAAATCTACCTGATGCTGGAAAACAACGCATGGGTGCAGGAAAGCACTTTTGTGGTCTTCAGGGGAAAACGCCGCATGGGTCTGGGGCTTCCCCTGATGCAGGTGCTGTCAGAACAGGAATTCAAAGCCGTGCTGGGCCACGAATACGGCCATTATCAGGCCGGAGACACCCGACTGGGTGGTTTTCTGTACGGCACCCGTCAGGCCATGATTCGCACAGTGAAGACGCTGGAAGGCTCGGTGTTCAATGGACCGTTCTTGTGGTACGGCACGCTCTTTTTGCAGATGACCCAGACCATCTCCAGACAGCAGGAGATGACCGCAGACCGCCTCGGGGCCACATTGACCAGTCCAGAGACCATGTGCAGTGCTCTGCGCAAGGTGAGCACCCTCGGGTCCACCTTTGAAGCCTACTGGGAAACCGAAGTTTTGCCTGTCCTGAACACCGGCCACCATCCCCCCATTCTGGAGGGTTACCTGCATTACCTCCAGAGCGAAGACGCCAGAAACCTGCGAGACCCCGAGCAAGAAGATGCCTTTGACACCCACCCCTCGCTGGAAACCCGCGAAGACGCCCTGATGCGGATGGTTCGCAAAGAGCTGTCAGACGAGGGACACAGTGCTCTGGGTTTGCTGGAAGGGTCCTCAGAACTGGAAAGGGTGGTGCTCCGTCACTTTGCGGGGTCAGATGCAGACCATTTTCAGACGCTGCACTGGACCGAGGTGGGCGAAAAAGTGTGGATTCCGCTCTGGCAGGCACAACTTGTCCTGTACCGCTCTGCGTTTCAGGCCCTTTGCTGGTTGGACCTTGCTGAAAAACTCGGATCTTACCAGAGCCGCCACCAGCTTCTGGCCCGACTGAAACCCGCTTCCCAGGTCAATGAAGACCTCTCATGGCACCATTTGCGTTTGCAGGTGGTTCTGGCCTTGCATGGGCAAGGTTGGCAGGTTTACACCTTGCCTGGAGAACAAGTGGTGTGCCAGAGGAAAGGCCATCAAGTGCAGCCTTTTGAGGACCTCCTCAACATCAAAGAAGGCAAGCTCACTTCAGGGGCATGGCTGGAACATTTGCAGGGGATGGGGATCAAAACAGACAGCCCACTTCTTGAGGGACAACAAGGCCGTTCTTTTTCAAATGCAGATTGA
- a CDS encoding M48 family metallopeptidase: protein MNRTLMYRALIALALMIGFYVLALGIGLGLLGLPIFLTLATHSFAVGLIKVYLVCVVFGGIILWNVFPRFERFEAPGLRLNLQNHPRLHQMLKGLAERTGQPMPDEVYLIFENNAWVQESLGFFGLFKKRRMAIGLPLMHMLTEQEFKAVLAHEYGHYHGGDTRLGAFIHQTRSALFRTVNSMSDTFIGKIFTAYGNMYLKLTHGISRAQEYQADRFAAQFTHPRVMESALQKVGHLGGSFDHYWRSEVVPVLNSGYKPPILGGYEAYLTVPKIQELWLRHYEESNTSEDALQTHPSMQKRIAALRSLTKATTEDRSESALHLLENPQEQELQLLKFLGGPDAFNKLQDITWETVGERVWVPFWRDFSNNYRPVVTGQTLEQITLQLLDDGKRYWLFERMRHPQYPQDDHYPWMVLRFLIAVGLHDAGWTIEARPGEPVVFRKGDKELRPLDDLIDLQTGENRGIWLENLRKAEMLDAVLIRF from the coding sequence ATGAATCGGACATTGATGTATCGGGCGTTGATTGCACTTGCTTTGATGATTGGTTTTTATGTGCTGGCTCTGGGCATCGGATTGGGCCTGCTCGGATTGCCCATCTTTTTGACCCTCGCCACCCACAGTTTTGCAGTGGGCCTGATCAAGGTCTATCTGGTGTGTGTGGTTTTTGGAGGGATCATCCTCTGGAATGTTTTCCCGAGGTTTGAACGCTTCGAGGCCCCCGGTTTGCGCCTCAATTTGCAAAACCACCCCCGTTTGCACCAGATGCTCAAGGGGCTGGCAGAGCGCACAGGTCAACCCATGCCAGACGAGGTGTACCTGATTTTTGAAAACAACGCGTGGGTGCAAGAAAGCCTGGGTTTTTTTGGCCTTTTCAAAAAGCGCCGTATGGCCATCGGTCTTCCCCTGATGCACATGCTCACTGAGCAGGAATTCAAAGCGGTGTTGGCCCACGAATACGGCCACTATCACGGTGGTGACACCCGTTTGGGAGCGTTCATTCACCAGACCCGCTCGGCCCTGTTTCGCACGGTCAACAGCATGTCCGACACTTTCATTGGAAAAATCTTCACGGCTTACGGCAACATGTACCTGAAACTCACCCACGGCATTTCCAGAGCGCAGGAATATCAGGCAGACCGGTTTGCAGCCCAGTTCACCCATCCCAGAGTGATGGAGTCCGCCCTGCAAAAAGTCGGTCACCTTGGAGGCAGTTTCGACCATTACTGGCGCAGTGAAGTGGTGCCCGTGCTCAACTCGGGGTACAAACCCCCCATTTTGGGTGGGTACGAGGCTTACCTGACCGTGCCCAAAATTCAGGAGCTCTGGTTGCGCCACTACGAAGAGAGCAACACCAGCGAAGACGCCTTGCAAACCCACCCGAGCATGCAAAAACGCATCGCTGCCCTGCGTTCCCTCACCAAGGCAACCACCGAAGACCGTTCAGAAAGTGCCCTTCACCTCTTGGAAAACCCTCAGGAACAGGAACTCCAGTTGCTGAAGTTTCTGGGTGGCCCCGACGCTTTCAACAAATTGCAGGACATCACCTGGGAAACCGTTGGTGAACGGGTGTGGGTGCCATTCTGGCGTGACTTCAGCAACAATTACCGTCCGGTGGTGACCGGACAGACCCTGGAGCAGATCACCCTGCAACTGCTGGACGATGGCAAAAGGTACTGGCTCTTCGAGCGCATGCGGCATCCTCAATATCCTCAGGACGACCATTACCCTTGGATGGTGCTGCGTTTCCTGATCGCAGTGGGTTTGCATGATGCAGGATGGACCATCGAAGCCCGACCCGGTGAACCTGTGGTTTTCAGGAAAGGTGACAAAGAGTTGCGTCCTCTGGACGACCTGATTGATTTGCAGACCGGAGAAAACCGGGGCATCTGGTTGGAGAACCTCCGCAAAGCAGAGATGCTGGATGCCGTTTTGATCCGCTTCTGA
- the aroA gene encoding 3-phosphoshikimate 1-carboxyvinyltransferase yields MYEKFDVVVHPVPELRGELTAQPSKNYTTRYLIAAALSGSETLVRGVATSEDSHALQECLKSWGATLTPEGQDMRVQGFGQNPLDGQTLNPHNAGAVARFLMALAGLTSYTKFITDYPESLGKRPHGDLLKALETLGARTTSQEGRLPIEIWGNLQGGKVEVNATLSSQYTSGLMFLAPLLPDGLEITLLGDIKSPGPLKQTIETLRVFGVTVEHAEDLRTITIPGGQRYHAPEVTVPGDYPGSSALLSAAAVMPGEVVIHNLHEHDLQGERLSIEVLQSMGADIVRSGSTVTVRGGKPLKAVLKDGDLFTDAVQALSAAAASAEGQTTWENVYTLRLKECDRISDTRAELLKLGIDASETEDSLSVTGKETLEGGITVDGHGDHRMIMMLSILGMRAQKPITITGAHHIRKSYPGFFEHMMQLGAKFDFLELT; encoded by the coding sequence GTGTACGAAAAATTTGATGTTGTGGTTCACCCTGTGCCAGAGTTGCGGGGTGAATTGACCGCTCAGCCCAGCAAGAATTACACCACCCGTTACCTGATTGCTGCGGCCCTGTCGGGTTCTGAAACGCTGGTGCGGGGTGTGGCGACCAGTGAGGACAGCCATGCTTTGCAAGAGTGCCTGAAAAGCTGGGGGGCCACCCTGACCCCTGAGGGGCAAGACATGCGGGTGCAGGGTTTCGGACAGAACCCTCTGGATGGGCAGACCCTCAATCCGCACAATGCAGGTGCGGTGGCCCGGTTCCTGATGGCTCTGGCTGGACTGACCTCTTACACGAAGTTCATCACCGATTACCCCGAGAGCCTTGGGAAACGCCCGCACGGCGACCTGTTAAAAGCTCTGGAAACCCTCGGGGCCAGAACCACTTCGCAGGAAGGCCGTCTGCCCATTGAAATCTGGGGCAACCTGCAAGGGGGCAAGGTGGAGGTCAACGCCACCCTGTCCAGTCAGTACACCTCGGGTTTGATGTTTCTGGCTCCCCTGCTGCCTGATGGTCTGGAAATCACCTTGCTGGGAGACATCAAGAGCCCCGGTCCTTTGAAGCAAACCATCGAGACCCTGAGGGTTTTCGGAGTGACAGTGGAGCATGCAGAGGACCTGAGAACCATCACCATCCCCGGAGGCCAGAGGTACCATGCTCCCGAAGTCACCGTACCCGGCGATTACCCGGGAAGCAGTGCCCTGCTCAGTGCCGCAGCAGTGATGCCCGGCGAAGTGGTGATACACAACTTGCACGAGCATGACCTGCAAGGAGAACGCCTGAGCATCGAGGTGCTGCAAAGCATGGGGGCAGACATCGTGCGCTCTGGGAGCACCGTGACCGTTCGCGGAGGCAAACCCCTCAAAGCCGTGCTCAAAGATGGTGACCTGTTCACCGATGCCGTGCAGGCCCTGAGTGCTGCTGCGGCCAGCGCGGAAGGCCAGACCACCTGGGAGAACGTCTACACCTTGCGCCTCAAAGAGTGTGACCGCATTTCAGACACCAGAGCGGAACTGCTGAAACTCGGGATTGATGCTTCTGAAACCGAAGACAGCTTAAGTGTGACTGGAAAAGAAACCCTTGAGGGGGGCATCACCGTGGATGGTCACGGCGACCACCGCATGATCATGATGCTGTCCATTCTGGGCATGCGGGCACAGAAACCCATCACCATCACTGGAGCGCACCACATCCGCAAGAGTTACCCCGGCTTTTTCGAGCACATGATGCAACTCGGGGCAAAGTTTGATTTTCTGGAATTGACCTGA
- a CDS encoding type I restriction endonuclease has product MEIAARLETFKQQVPQRIAHIQGEEATKQALILPFLNLLGYDVYNPTEVRPEYAADFALKKRGQFEKVDYAILIEGEVSILIEAKAHNQKTEIYSGQLARYFNSTPTARVAIVTNGIEYRFFTDLKEKNIMDSEAFMVFNVLDHDSSDLELLQRFTRAQYQAASISSLADEVMCLQNITTYIYNELQNPSEAFVRFVVEELNLKQRITTRVVERYTPILRTAIQNALTELQSGANPVSSAPPAPAISRPAPSRKPRAESSGAPALSLNEEESAVLESLQEILGVQTVCQRDQEDVVLCKTSGEGWILRFNTRHAKPHLVFNLAPEVAREKAGHVFFFGHPLGSKALFSSLADLYGMQEVILQSLHA; this is encoded by the coding sequence ATGGAAATTGCTGCCCGACTAGAAACCTTCAAACAGCAGGTCCCTCAACGGATTGCCCACATTCAAGGTGAAGAGGCCACCAAACAGGCTTTGATTTTGCCGTTTCTGAATTTGCTGGGTTATGACGTTTACAATCCCACGGAAGTCAGGCCCGAGTATGCAGCAGATTTCGCCCTCAAGAAAAGAGGGCAGTTTGAGAAGGTGGATTACGCCATCCTGATCGAAGGTGAAGTGTCGATTTTGATTGAGGCCAAAGCCCACAATCAAAAAACCGAAATTTACAGCGGTCAACTGGCCCGTTACTTCAATTCCACACCGACAGCAAGGGTTGCCATTGTCACCAATGGCATCGAATACCGTTTTTTCACCGACTTGAAAGAGAAAAACATCATGGACAGCGAAGCTTTCATGGTGTTCAATGTGCTGGACCACGACAGCAGCGATCTGGAGCTTCTGCAGCGTTTCACAAGGGCACAATATCAGGCCGCTTCGATCAGCAGTCTGGCAGACGAAGTGATGTGCCTGCAAAACATCACCACCTACATCTACAACGAACTGCAAAACCCTTCCGAGGCTTTTGTGCGGTTTGTGGTGGAAGAACTCAACCTCAAACAGCGCATCACCACCCGGGTCGTGGAAAGGTACACCCCCATCCTGAGAACAGCCATTCAAAATGCACTGACAGAATTGCAATCTGGTGCAAATCCGGTCTCCTCTGCCCCTCCTGCACCTGCAATTTCCAGACCTGCGCCTTCCCGAAAGCCAAGAGCAGAATCCTCTGGTGCACCTGCCCTTTCTCTGAACGAGGAAGAATCTGCCGTACTGGAAAGCCTGCAAGAAATCCTCGGGGTTCAAACCGTCTGCCAGAGGGATCAGGAAGATGTGGTGTTGTGCAAAACCTCTGGCGAAGGCTGGATTTTGCGTTTCAACACACGCCATGCCAAACCCCATCTGGTTTTCAATCTGGCTCCAGAGGTGGCCCGTGAAAAAGCTGGGCATGTGTTCTTTTTCGGGCATCCTCTGGGAAGCAAAGCCCTGTTTTCTTCTCTGGCAGACCTGTATGGCATGCAGGAGGTCATTCTTCAAAGCTTGCATGCTTGA